Proteins from a single region of Leptolyngbyaceae cyanobacterium:
- a CDS encoding NAD(P)H-dependent oxidoreductase: MAYTPKILAFAGSTRTGSYNKQLVQVAANGAKAAGAEVTYIDLRDFPMPLFDEDLEKAEGMPETARKFKQLLVENDGFLIASPEYNSSITAVLKNAIDWASRPSEGEPPLGLVAFNGKVASIMAASPGGLGGLRGLVHLRSILGNIRVIVLPDQVAVPKAYEVFNADGTMKDPKQQESIENLGANLANVVAKLKA, from the coding sequence ATGGCTTATACGCCCAAAATCCTTGCATTTGCTGGCAGTACTCGTACTGGTTCCTATAACAAGCAGCTAGTTCAAGTTGCTGCCAATGGTGCTAAAGCAGCTGGTGCGGAAGTAACTTATATCGATCTCAGGGATTTCCCCATGCCTTTATTTGACGAAGATTTGGAGAAAGCAGAAGGGATGCCGGAAACTGCGCGGAAATTCAAACAATTGCTAGTGGAGAACGATGGATTTCTGATTGCTTCTCCTGAGTATAATAGCTCCATCACAGCCGTTTTGAAAAATGCGATCGATTGGGCTTCTCGTCCCTCAGAAGGCGAACCACCATTAGGTTTAGTTGCTTTTAATGGAAAAGTTGCATCCATTATGGCTGCTTCTCCGGGAGGTTTGGGAGGTTTGCGCGGTTTAGTGCATTTACGCTCAATTTTGGGAAATATAAGAGTAATCGTACTGCCGGATCAAGTAGCCGTACCGAAGGCTTATGAAGTCTTTAATGCTGACGGTACGATGAAAGATCCAAAGCAACAAGAATCGATTGAAAACCTCGGCGCGAATTTAGCAAATGTGGTTGCGAAGTTGAAAGCTTAA
- a CDS encoding helix-turn-helix domain-containing protein translates to MEAIEDRDRLSCSVEITLKVIGGRWKVLILRELLGGVKRFGELHRALHGITQKMLTQQLRELEHDGIIDRHVYLQVPPKVEYSLTPLGETLKPILDSMHEWGLKYLQNRYSDPI, encoded by the coding sequence ATGGAAGCTATCGAAGATCGCGATCGCTTGAGTTGTTCGGTAGAAATCACTCTTAAAGTGATTGGCGGACGCTGGAAAGTATTGATTTTACGAGAATTATTAGGGGGAGTGAAGCGGTTCGGAGAACTACACCGCGCACTGCATGGCATTACTCAAAAAATGCTAACGCAGCAGTTAAGGGAGTTGGAACATGATGGAATTATCGATCGCCACGTCTACTTGCAAGTTCCTCCCAAAGTAGAATATTCTCTGACACCCTTGGGGGAAACCCTCAAACCGATTTTAGATTCGATGCACGAGTGGGGATTGAAGTATTTGCAAAACAGATATAGCGATCCTATTTAA
- a CDS encoding pirin family protein → MITIRRSEERGHANHGWLDSYHTFSFANYYDPNYMGFRYLRVINQDRVAPGMGFPTHPHRDMEIISYVLDGALEHKDTIGTSSVIRPGEVQRMSAGTGIAHSEYNHSKKDQVHFMQIWIMPDRKGLPPSYEQKMYPEAEKRGKLRLVASPDGRDNSVTIHQDVNLYATLLESGEKAIHEMKEGRHVWVQVARGNINLNGVPLKAGDGVAIVDENQVILEGTKSAEVLLFDIA, encoded by the coding sequence ATGATTACCATCAGGCGATCGGAAGAAAGAGGACACGCCAATCACGGTTGGTTAGATAGTTATCATACCTTCTCCTTCGCTAACTATTACGATCCTAATTACATGGGATTTCGTTACTTGCGTGTAATCAACCAAGATAGAGTTGCACCGGGTATGGGATTTCCCACTCATCCCCACCGGGATATGGAAATCATTTCCTATGTGTTAGATGGTGCATTAGAACACAAAGATACGATCGGCACTAGTTCGGTAATTCGTCCTGGTGAAGTACAAAGAATGAGCGCTGGTACGGGAATTGCCCACAGCGAATATAACCATTCTAAAAAAGACCAGGTGCATTTCATGCAAATCTGGATTATGCCAGATCGAAAAGGTTTACCACCGAGTTACGAACAAAAAATGTATCCGGAAGCCGAAAAGCGCGGCAAGTTACGCTTGGTAGCTTCTCCCGATGGTCGAGATAATTCGGTTACCATTCATCAAGATGTAAATCTCTACGCTACGTTACTAGAATCCGGCGAAAAAGCAATTCATGAAATGAAAGAAGGTCGTCACGTTTGGGTACAAGTAGCGCGAGGTAATATTAACCTCAATGGCGTACCTTTAAAAGCCGGGGATGGCGTTGCGATCGTTGATGAAAATCAAGTCATATTAGAAGGAACAAAATCTGCTGAAGTTCTCTTATTCGATATCGCTTAA